Proteins encoded in a region of the Corynebacterium genitalium ATCC 33030 genome:
- a CDS encoding ABC transporter permease, which yields MQLYLNDMLKLHRSYIWTVVLGVPFIAVAFGAGNYAANLETLDQGWDSYWSQALLFYGMLFMGMGIAILTAAVWRVEHRGGNWAPLLTSPRSYAALITSKLATIMTLTILMQLVFLVLSIGAGWLTGLSGPPPASLVGAALFSLIPAVAVASWQSLLSMTIRSFAVPIAIGLVASIVAFGVLSSGAPGMQFVVPQALLTDTMWLGSTAVVYAGALEVGRILKVLLASIVLASIAWAAATTYLRRTDARL from the coding sequence CGTTCTAGGCGTGCCTTTCATTGCTGTCGCATTCGGAGCCGGCAACTACGCAGCCAACTTAGAGACTCTTGACCAAGGGTGGGACAGCTACTGGTCCCAAGCACTGCTGTTCTACGGAATGTTATTCATGGGCATGGGCATCGCCATTCTCACGGCGGCGGTGTGGCGGGTTGAGCATCGGGGCGGTAACTGGGCACCGTTGCTTACTTCACCGCGCTCTTACGCAGCTCTGATCACCTCTAAACTCGCCACCATCATGACGTTGACGATACTTATGCAGCTCGTTTTCTTGGTTCTAAGTATCGGAGCGGGCTGGTTGACGGGGCTTTCAGGGCCGCCGCCAGCAAGCCTGGTCGGGGCCGCGTTGTTCTCGCTCATACCAGCCGTCGCTGTCGCGTCATGGCAGTCGTTGCTATCGATGACAATCCGCAGCTTTGCAGTGCCAATCGCCATCGGGCTCGTCGCGAGCATAGTCGCATTCGGAGTTCTCTCCTCCGGTGCGCCGGGTATGCAGTTCGTCGTGCCCCAAGCTCTGCTCACGGACACAATGTGGCTGGGAAGCACCGCCGTCGTGTATGCAGGAGCGCTTGAAGTCGGCAGAATCCTGAAGGTACTCCTTGCCTCGATCGTTCTCGCGAGCATCGCCTGGGCGGCGGCTACCACGTATCTGCGCAGAACTGATGCGCGCCTGTAG
- a CDS encoding spermidine synthase, translating into MAHDSEFHEIDTGVAEIVHEPDGSMLLMVNGVPSSHIVPGEPERLDFEYMRWIAAAVETRSWEKPRLTHLGGGGCTLARYFAHVWPHSRNTVVEWDMDLAVLAREKFDIPHKPAVKIRVGDAREETDGFVDASRDVIIRDVFESATTPRSLTTVEFYQACSRSLSADGLYVANCGSHGDLKEAREELAGMAEVFEHLAVIADPPMLKGRRYGNIVLLGSAVEIAETPELTKRLLGGAVPAHFKDDSWARNLAASGAVRRDPPIR; encoded by the coding sequence ATGGCCCACGACAGCGAATTCCATGAGATCGACACCGGCGTCGCGGAGATCGTTCACGAGCCGGACGGGTCGATGCTGCTCATGGTCAACGGGGTGCCCAGCTCGCACATTGTCCCGGGTGAGCCGGAGCGCCTTGACTTCGAGTACATGCGGTGGATCGCTGCGGCAGTGGAAACCAGGAGCTGGGAAAAGCCGCGGCTAACACATCTAGGCGGTGGGGGCTGCACGCTCGCGCGCTACTTCGCGCACGTGTGGCCGCATTCGCGCAACACGGTCGTGGAATGGGACATGGACTTGGCGGTGCTGGCACGGGAGAAGTTCGACATCCCGCACAAACCCGCAGTGAAAATCCGTGTCGGTGACGCCCGCGAAGAGACCGACGGTTTCGTCGACGCCAGCCGCGACGTGATCATCCGCGACGTGTTCGAGTCCGCGACCACACCGCGCAGCTTGACGACGGTCGAGTTCTATCAGGCCTGCTCACGTTCCCTCTCCGCGGACGGCCTGTACGTGGCTAACTGCGGCTCCCACGGCGACCTGAAGGAAGCACGCGAAGAGCTTGCGGGAATGGCGGAGGTCTTTGAGCACCTGGCCGTGATCGCGGATCCGCCGATGCTCAAGGGGCGGAGATACGGAAACATCGTGCTGCTCGGCTCAGCGGTGGAGATAGCAGAAACCCCCGAGCTGACCAAACGGTTGCTCGGGGGTGCCGTTCCTGCCCACTTCAAAGATGACTCGTGGGCGAGGAACCTCGCTGCTTCGGGGGCAGTGCGGCGGGATCCGCCTATTCGCTAG
- a CDS encoding glycoside hydrolase family 25 protein has protein sequence MMTRSLRPAALFGAVALFATALVAGPVNANTDANFVNGVDVSNHQNTGGETPIDWNAVKGDNQRFAFIKATEGTDFTDKSFHKFAQEAADTGLSVGAYHFARPARDASAQAHHFSNVVNTGPQTALPPVLDLEVDEDLSPKELQDWTRTFLQIVESETGRTPIIYTYRYFWEEKMGGTEEFSNYPLWLAAWQNKAPRPVGGWDKVDIWQRSDNGRISGINTPVDTNMFNGNQGQFARFSAGELNATGGVLEQFQDTKIESEISDSLEVLEKNNTALVAAILGLTTGIVEGQQVEDAAKTFGFDAQDARNIADTARIQVENGELPVEDLNNMMLDSEYSVGDLLILLDNANNQQGSSE, from the coding sequence CTCGTGGCCGGCCCGGTCAACGCCAACACCGACGCCAACTTCGTCAACGGCGTGGATGTCTCCAACCACCAGAACACCGGGGGAGAGACCCCGATCGACTGGAACGCCGTCAAGGGCGACAACCAGCGCTTCGCCTTCATTAAAGCCACCGAAGGCACGGACTTCACGGACAAGTCTTTCCACAAGTTCGCGCAGGAAGCGGCCGACACTGGCCTCTCCGTCGGCGCGTACCACTTCGCCCGCCCGGCGCGCGATGCCTCTGCCCAGGCGCACCACTTCTCCAACGTGGTCAACACCGGCCCGCAGACCGCGCTGCCGCCTGTGCTGGACCTTGAGGTCGATGAGGACCTGAGCCCTAAAGAGCTCCAGGACTGGACGCGCACCTTCCTTCAGATCGTGGAGAGTGAGACCGGCCGCACCCCGATCATCTACACCTACCGCTACTTCTGGGAAGAGAAGATGGGGGGCACAGAGGAGTTCTCCAACTACCCGCTGTGGTTGGCGGCGTGGCAGAACAAGGCGCCGCGTCCCGTCGGCGGCTGGGACAAGGTGGACATTTGGCAGCGCTCCGACAACGGCCGCATCTCCGGCATCAACACCCCGGTGGACACCAATATGTTCAACGGCAACCAGGGCCAGTTCGCGCGCTTCAGCGCCGGCGAACTGAACGCCACTGGCGGCGTGCTCGAGCAGTTCCAGGACACCAAGATCGAAAGCGAGATCTCTGACTCGCTAGAGGTGCTGGAGAAGAACAATACTGCACTCGTCGCTGCGATCCTGGGTCTGACCACTGGCATTGTGGAGGGCCAGCAGGTGGAGGACGCTGCGAAGACATTCGGCTTCGACGCCCAGGACGCCCGCAACATCGCCGACACCGCCCGCATCCAGGTGGAGAACGGCGAACTGCCGGTCGAGGACTTGAACAACATGATGCTCGATAGCGAGTACTCCGTCGGCGACCTGCTCATCCTGCTGGACAACGCCAACAATCAGCAGGGTTCTAGCGAATAG